A window of Roseateles sp. XES5 genomic DNA:
GGCTCGTCGAAATAGATGACGACGTTGCGGCAGAAGATCACGTCGAACGGTCCCTTGAAGGGCCATTGTGCCATCAGGTTCAGTTCGTTGAAGGTGATGAGCCGCTTGACGCGGTCGTCGATCTGCCACTTCTGCCGGCCGCCCGTATCCACGTCGCGGAAGAACTGCTTGCGCATGGCCGGGTTCACCGTCTCCAGCGCATTGGCGTCATAGGCGCCGGCGCGGGCGATGGCGAGGATCTTCGGGTCGATGTCGGTCGCCAGGATGCGGAAGTCGTAGTCGGCGACATTCGGCATCATCGAGAGAACGGTGAGCGCGATGGAATAGGGCTCCTGTCCGTCCGAACAGGCGGCCGACCAGATGCGCACGCGGCCACCATTGCGGGCACGGGCGAGCAGGTCCGGCAGCACGTCGCTCTTCAGGTGGTCGAAATGGTGGTTCTCGCGGAAGAAGCGCGTGAAGTTCGTCGTCAGGTGCGACAGCATCTCCTTGCGCGCCGAAGCCCCGGCCGGCGAGGAGACGAGCGCGCAATATTCCCGGAAGCCCTTGAGGCCGAGCTGGCGGATATGCTTCGACAGGCGCGAATAGACCAGCGAGGCCTTGGTCTCGTTGAGATAGATGCCCGCATCGGCATAGATCATGGCGGCGATCTCGGAGAGATCCCGACGGGTCAGCGGATATTCGCCGCTTGCCAGGCATTCGTCCGGGGACTGCCTCGTATCGATGGCCGGTGAATAGGTCATGCGGCTTCGCTTTCCGTATGCGGGAACAGGGACTCAAGTTCGATCAGGCAGATCATGCGACCCTCGATGGCGAGGATGCCGCGGGCATAGGCCTTCGCCGCCTCGTTGGCGATGTCGGGCGTCGGCTGCATGTTGTCTTCGGTCACGGTCAGGATGTCGGAGACGGCATCGACCAGGAGCCCCACCACCTTCTGCCCGACCTGGGCGACGATGATGACGTGGCGCACGGTCGGCTCGGCCGGCTTCATGCCGAGCCGCAGCGACAGGTCGACGATCGGCAGCACCGCACCGCGCAGGTTGATCACGCCCAGCACATAGGAGGGCGCGTGCGGCATGGACGTCGCGGGAGTCCAACCACGGATTTCCCGGACCGACATGATGTTCACGCAGAACTCCTGATCGCCGATCCTGAAGGCGATCAGTTCGCGTCCATGGGTGAGATTCTTGACCGCAGACGTCATGGGCTATCAACCGGTGGCAGCGAGCGAAATGTCTTGTTTCAGGGACTGGCCGCGCGAAGCGGCGACAACCGCATCGACGTCCAGGATGAGAGCGACGCGCCCGTCACCGAGAATGGTGGCGGCGGCGATGCCAGGCACGTGGGTGTAGTTCGCCTCCAGGCTCTTGATGACGACCTGGCGTTGGCCCTGGATCGCATCGACCATGAGGGCGCGCTGGCCGCCGCCTTCCGATTCGACGAGAAGCGCGACGCCCTCGATCGGATTGGCCTGGGTGGCGCGGAAGTTGAGGATCCGGCCGACATCCACCAGCGGGCAGAACGAGTTGCGGATCGAGATGAGCCGCTGCGAGGCGCCGAAGGAATGGATGGCGGAGGCTTCCGGCTGCAGCGTCTCGACGATGGCCGTTAGCGGCACGACGAGCGTCTGGCCGGCGACCGTGACCACCATGCCATCGAGGACGGCAAGCGTCAGCGGCAGGCTCATGGTGAAGACGGAACCCTGCCCCGGCTTCGAGGAGATCGAGATGCGGCCGCCAAGCGCCTGGATCGAACGCTTGACGACGTCCATGCCGACGCCGCGGCCGGACAGGTCCGAGACCTTGTCGGCGGTGGAGAAGCCGGCGTGGAAGATCAGGTTGTCGATTTCCTCGTCCGACAGGTTCGCATCGGCCGCGATCAGGTCGTTGTCGATGGCCTTCTGGCGCACCTTCTCGCGGTTGATGCCGGCGCCGTCGTCGGCCAGCTCGATGACGATGCGGCCCGAACGGTGCTTGGCGGTCAGGCGAACCGTGCCTTCCGGGTTCTTGCCGAGGGCTTCGCGCTTCTCCGGCATTTCGAGGCCGTGGTCGACCGCGTTGCGGATCATGTGCGTCAGCGGCTCGGCGAGCTTGTCGATGACGGTCTTGTCGACTTCGGTGTTCTCGCCTTCGGTGATGAGGCGGACCGACTTGCCGGTGATGTCGGCGATTTCGCGAACGGTGCGGGCCATGCGCTGGAAGACCGGCTTCACCGGCTGCGCGCGGATGGCCATCACCGAATCCTGGATCTCGCGGGTGAGCTGCTGCAGCTCTTCCAGACCCATATTGATGGAGGACGTGCCGTTGTTGTCGTTCTCGACCACGCTCTGCGAAAGCATCGCCTGGTTGATGACAAGCTCGCCCACGAGGTTGATCAGGCGGTCGACGCGGTCGAGATCGACGCGGATCGTCTGGCCGGCGGCAGCGGCCTGGTTCGCCTGCGCGGCGCTGGCGGCAGAAGCTGCGGCAGCGGCCTTGTTCTCGGCGGCGCGGCTTGCGACCTGCGCGACCTTGGTGGCCGTTTCGGCAGCGGCGACGGCAGCGGCGGCATCGCTTTCGATGACGGCCGGTTCATCCGCAGCGGCGGAGCCGCCATCGTCCAGCATCGACAGGTCGAACGGCACGGGCTGCATCGGCTGTTCTTCGTCGCTTGCCGCTTCACCGACGACGTCTTCCTCGATGGTGTTGATGTCGAGATCGCAATCCCACTCGGCAAATTCGAAGACGGAGCGCACGCCGTCCTCGCCCTTGTCGGTCGTCACGGAAATCTTCCAGGAGAAATAGGCTTCCTCCGGGTTCATCTTGTCGAGCGTCGGCAGGCTGTCCATGTCGCAATAGACGCTCATCTCGCCGAGGCGGGAGACATCGCGCAGCAGGAGGACTGCTTCGTTCCCCTTGGCGTAGAGGTCTTTCTTCGGCTTGAACGTGACCTGAACGGTCGGCACGTAATGATCGGCGCCTTCCTCGTCGAAATCGCCGAAGGAGAACGGGATCGGCTGGAAGCCTTCGTCGTTGACCGGCGGCTTTTCGACGACAACGGGCGCAGGCGCGGCCGCCTTGGGAGCGGCGGCGGGCTTGGGCGCGGGCGCTTCGGCGGCGGCCGGCGCTTCGCCATGGGCGAGCGCTTCCAGTTCGCGGATGAGGGTGCGGCTACGCGCCTCGTCGACGCTGCCGCCGTCGCGGGCCGCATTGGTCAGGTCCGCCAGGACGTCGGCGGACTTCAGCATGACCTTCAGGACGTCCTGGGTAGGCTCCAGCTTGTTGGATCGAACGCAATCCAGTGTCGTCTCGAACACATGGGCGAAGGAGACGAGATCGTCGAGGCCGAATGCGCCGGCACCGCCCTTGATCGAGTGGACGGCGCGGAACACGGCATTGACCGTTTCCGGGTCGCGATCCCCGTCATTCAGCTTCAAGAGACCGGATTCCAGTTCCGCGAGCTGCTCCTCGCACTCCTGGAAGAAGATCTCTTTGATTTCGTTCATATCCATCGGGAAAATCCTGGACTGGAGGATTAGGCGGTTACGCGCTCGATCGCATCGATCAGCTTGGTCGGGTCGAAGGGCTTGACGATCCAGCCCGTCGCACCGGCCTGGCGGGCGCGGTTCTTCTTCTCGGCATCGCTTTCGGTGGTCAGAACGAGGATCGGGATGGCCCGGTACTTCTCGTTGCGGCGCACGCCTTCGATGAAGCCGAAGCCGTCGAGGCGCGGCATGTTGATGTCGGTGACGATGACATCCGGGTTGGCGTTCTCGAGGACTTCCAGGCCCTCGACGCCGTCTTCCGCCTGGATGGTCTCGAAGCCTGCATTGTTGAGAGTGACCAGAAGCATGTTCCGGATCGTCCGGGAGTCATCCACGGTCAGGACTTTTTTCTTCATTGCCTAGCCTCCTGTGCCAGCAAGTGATCAATATTCACGCCGATAAGTTGCATTGTCTTCATGAAAGGGTCGGACACCTTGGTGAAGGTGAAGGGCTGCTTGTCCTCTTCCCAGCTCTTGGCGCCGGCCATCAGAACCTGGGCGCAGAGCGCGCCGACCCGCTCGACCGCCGAGGCGTCGATGACGAGCGGATTGCCCTTGAAGCCCATGAGCTGGGTATGCAGCGCCGTCGCCTCGTTGAGATCGAGGACGGGGGCAAGGCTTAGACTTTTCTGAGCGGCTTTCTTGCTCGCCATTATCGTTTTCCTTGTCTGAAGCAGTGACTGCGTCTGTCCAAATGCGCCGTTCCACCATTGGGAGCCGGTGGCAGGCCTTCTTCCGAAAGCCGGCTGCGCGCCGTGGAGAACCAGTGCCGGGGTTGCTTCGCCGTCATCTCAGCCTCCAAAGCCGACGGCCCGCGCCGTCAGGAAATCGAGGGGAGAGGACGGCGTCTCGGTTGCCGGCATCGTCGCGCGCGGCTCCGCCTGCGCGGGGCGAGCCGGGCGGCGAAGATCGCGCTGCGACGAAACGTGGAATTCGCGGATCGTACGGCCGAGTTCGAGAATGACCGTCTGGAGATCGCCGCCCGTGCCGCCGAGACGGCCGGCATCGGCGGCGTCGGCTTCCAGCGTGCGGCCGGCGCGGCCGATCTCGGCCGAGATCCCGTTCAGCCCGTCGGCATCGACGGCGCTCTCGCGCACGATGCCGGTGATGGCGCCGTTGATCTCCTCGACCTGACGGACGATGTTGCCGATGGCATCCTGCGTGCGGTGGACGTGCTCGACGCCGGCCTCGACCTGCGCCTTCGTGCCCGTCACCAGCTGCTTGATCTCGCGTGCCGCCCCGGCCGAGCGCTGGGCCAGGGCCCGCACCTCGGCGGCCACCACGGCAAAGCCGCGGCCCTGCTCGCCGGCGCGGGCGGCTTCCACCGCGGCATTGAGCGCCAGGATATTGGTCTGGAAGGCGATGCCGTCGATCACGCCGATGATCTCGCCGATCTTTTCCGCCGAAGCCTCGATATCCGCCATGGCCGACATCGCTTCGCCGACGATGTTGCCGCTGAGCGCGACGGATGCCTGCGTGGATGCGGCCGCGGCCTGGGCCTTGCGGGTCTCACCGAGCGTCTGGCGCACGCGTTCGACGATCGTGCCGAGGGCGTTGGCGGTCTCGATGAGGCTTGCCGACTGTTCCGAGGAGCGGCTCGAGAGCGCCTGCGCGCCGGAAGCGAGCGTGCCGACGAGGCGGTCGGTCTCGCCGGCGCGGTCGGCGGCCGAGGCAAGGCGGGACTGGATTTCGTCGAGCGCACCGTTCAGCATTTCGGCAAGGTCGCGCCAGGCGTCGGGCATCTCGCCGGAAACGCGCTGGGAGAGATCGAGCTGCGAAAGACCGCGAATGGTTTCGCCGAAGACGCGGTCGAGTTCGGCACGGTCCTGCTGGCGCTGCTCGCCGAGCGCGCGGGCATGGGCGTGACGCAGCTCGTTGAAGCGCAGGGAGACGCCGATTTCCGCATCGACCATGGCCGTGCGCAGGAAGGCGGAGACGAGCTCGGTCAGTTCCTTGCGACGGGCCTTGCCGGCGCCGGGCAGGATGGATTTCGGCCAGTATTCCTCGATGAGACCGGTGACGACCGTCTCGAGCACGACCGAATGGCCGGCGATGCGCCAGCGCGGATCGAGACCCATCTGGCTTTCGCTGTCGGAGAGAACCTTCACCCGTTCGGCATAGAGCCCGTCGAACCGCGCGTCGGTCAGGACGCTCCAGTGGGAGCTCTGGAGGTCGTGCAGCCGGTCGATCTGGCGCTCGCTCTGGAAGTGGCGGGCGGCATCGGGAAAGGTCTGGAAACGCTGGAAAAGGTCGCGAAGCGCGGTTTCGACATGCCGTTCGAGGGTCTGGCGGTGGCGGCGCAGGATATCGCCGTCGGTGCTTTCCACCCCGGCAAAGCGCAAACGGTCGCGCAGGCTGGCCGCCTGTCCCGTTCGTGCCTGTTCTGCCGGCATTTCCTGCACCAATTCGCTCCCAAACCAACGATGCCCGGTCCTCCGTCGCGGATGACCGACTGAATTTTCAGCATGGAGGAGAGGTTTTGGCCGAGCCGTACGCTGCCGGGAGGCGGCATGCGTGGCGTCCCCGTCGATCCATGATCAAATTCGGTGAAACTCGAATACCGGCTCTTTTCCGGTACGGCGGTTCGGCATCATGCCTGGGTGAGAAATGGCGAATTTCCCATTCCGACGTGTAGACCCCATGTTTATGGTTAATTCCTTGCCTGAAGGTTAATAGTTCACACCTTGCTTATGGCTTCGCTAAAATTAACACGACCCGACGTTGCGTAAGCTACACGCAAGTTCGCGCGCGTAGGGTCGGCCATGGACTGACGATGTTGTCAGGAGGAACGAGCAATGATTGTTCTGGCATTGGGTGCGACCGTGATCGCTTCGGCCACACTGGCCGCCATCTATCTTCTTCTCGATATCGAGGCCGGCCGCGCGACGGCCAAGGCGCGGGTTTTCTGAAAATCTTGCTCCACTCGCCTCTTGCTTTCCCGAAAGCGGCTGCCAGATTCAGCCGTGACAGAATGATACTGTCAAAGGGAGCACATTATGGGCATTGAAAGCATTCTGGTTTTCCTCATCGTCGGCGCCATTGCCGGCTGGCTTGCGGGCCTTATCGTCTCGGGCTTCGGCTTCGGCCTCGTCGGCAATATCGTCGTCGGCATCGTCGGCGCCTTCATCGCCGGCTACCTCTTCCCCGCCATCGGCATCAGCCTCGGCAGCGGCATCATCGCCGCCATCATCCATTCCACGATCGGCGCCGTGATCCTGCTCGTGCTCATCAAGGTCATCAAGCGCGCCTGACAGGCCGCGGGAACCGCAGGCCGTGGCGGCTCCCCCGCCGCGGCTTTTCCGCCGGCTACCAGTCCCAGCCGCGCAATTCGCGCTCGCGGGAGGTCGGCAGACGCGTGCCGGTGCTCGTTATGCCGTTCTTCTCGCACACATAGACATTGCGCGGCATCCAGCGGGAGCTGTCCTGCGAGGGAACCTCCACCCGCAACTGGCAGGTCGTGGCATTCTTGCTGCTGTATTCGGCGGTGGCGTCGGACGGAACGACCCCGGGAAGATCCTTGTATACCTGCGCCTGACCGCCAGCGGCGGACATCAAGAGGGCCAGAAGGGCAAGGGCAGCTCGTGTCTTCATCCTCGTTTCCGGCAGGCGCCGGCCTTTCGCAATCCATAAAGAGATACCGCCGGCGGGAAACATGCGCTATAGCCCAGCGGATATTCAGACAGCTTAGATGGGGTTTTTCATGGCAAGTGCAATGCGGTATCACGAAGGTGACATCTCGGCCGCCGATGCCGCCCGCTATACCGGCGCCATCGCCATCGACACCGAAACGCTCGGCCTGATCCCGCGCCGCGACCGGCTCTGCGTCGTGCAGCTGTCGCCGGGCGACGGCACCGCCGACGTCATTCGCATCGCCGCCGGCCAGAAGGAAGCGCCGAACCTCACCGCCATGCTGGAAGACACCGCACGCCAGAAGATCTTCCACTACGGCCGCTTCGACATCGCCGTGCTGTTCCACACCTTCGGCGTCACCACCACGCCGGTGTTCTGCACCAAGATCGCCTCGCGCCTGACGCGGACCTATACCGACCGTCACGGCCTCAAGGACAACCTCAAGGAACTGCTCGAGGTCGACATTTCCAAGCAGCAGCAGTCCTCCGACTGGGCGGCGGAAACGCTCTCGCAGGCGCAACTCGACTATGCCGCCTCCGATGTGCTGCATCTTCATGCGCTGCGCGACAAGCTGATGGGCCGCCTCGTGCGCGACGGCCGGCTGGCCCATGCGGAAGCCTGCTTCGCCTTCCTGCCGACCCGCTCCAAGCTCGATCTTCTCGGCTGGGACGAGACCGACATCTTCGCCCATAGCTGAGCGCATCCGTGGAAACCGGCCGGCAGCACCAAACCGGGCCGACGCTGGAGCCGCTGCGCCGGCGCATCCGCGGCCGACTCGAAGCCCTTCGGCCGGGTCTTGCGGAATTCCTGCTGTTCGGGCTGAAACAGGCCTGGGCCTGCCTCTTCGGCGGGCTCATGCTCGGCCTCATCATCCTGACGAAGCTCATCTGGCAGCCGGACTGGCCGATCCATCGCTACGACGCGCTCTTCGTCCTGGCGCTCGCCATCCAGATCACCTTCCTGACGCTCAAGATGGAGACCTTCGAGGAAGCCAAGGTCATCCTGATCTACCATCTCGTCGGCACGGCCATGGAGATCTTCAAGGTCCATATGGGCTCGTGGGCCTATCCCGAGGAGGCCGTCATCCGCCTTGGCGGCGTGCCGCTCTTTTCCGGCTTCATGTATGCCTCGGTCGGCAGCTACATGGCGCGCGCCATCCGCATCTTCGACATGCGCTTCACGCACTACCCGCCCTTCTGGGCAACGGCGCTGCTGGCAATCGCCATCTACGCCAATTTCTATGCGCACCACTATGTCACGGATATCCGCCTCGGCCTCTTCGCGGCGACGGTGCTGCTCTTCGGGCGCGTGCGCATCTATTATACGGTGGAGCGCAAGGCACGCTGGATGCCGCTCGTCGTCGCCGCCTTCCTCACCAGCATCTTCCTCTGGATCGCCGAGAACATCGGTACGGCGACGGGCGTGTGGCTCTATCCGGACCAGCAGACCTGGCACATGGTGCCCTTCACCAAGCTCGGCTCGTGGTATCTGCTGCTCTATGTCAGCTTCGTGCTCGTGACGGTCGTCTGCCGTCCGCAGTCGCCCGATACCCCCGAAATCCGGCAGGATCAGGCTTAACGCCCGGTTAACGCCCGAAGCGCTATCCTCCCGGCAACTGGAGGTTTGCCATGTTGACACCCCTGCAGAGCGCGCAGTCCACCGCCGCCGTCTCGGCCATGCAGTCGCTCGTCGATACGATCGAGGAACGCCGCCGCGAGGAGGCGGAGAAGGCGAGCGGACGCAAGACCGACGACATCCGCGAGCAGGCGCACCTGCAATCGGACGATACCGCGCGCCAGGCGAACGCCCGCATCAACGAGCACTTCTTCGGCAGCAATGCGCGCGGCGGCGATACGCTTGCCAAGCTGATCTCCCGCTTCAGCGATACGCTCGGCCTCAGCCAGCAGGAGGGCGAATCCGCCCGTGCCTTCGCCCAGCGCCTCGCCGACAAGCTTGCCCTCGTCGAGAGCATCGACCTGCCTGCCAAGGGCAGCACGCTCAACGTCTCCCTCCGTGCGCTCGGCACCAGCCTTGCAGCCGTCCAGCAGGCGATGAGCGGCCCCTCGGACGATGCCGCCGCCAATCTCGTCGCGCGCCTCGCCTTCGCGGGCGGCGTGACGCAGGGCGAAGGGGAAGCGGATGCCGATTACGAGCAGCGCCTTTCCGCCCTCCTGACGCGCCAGCGTGGCGAGTTGCCGGCCGACATCACGACCGTCGAGAAGACGTCGGGCCTTTCCGACCTCGGCCTCAAGGCGGCCGATCTCGTCGCCGCGATCCGCAATCCCTACGGTCCCGAAGCCGAGCGCGTGAAGGATGCGCTGGCCGAAAAGGCCGATGCGGAAAAGGCGCTGACGCCGGAGATGCGGAAGATCATCGCACGCCTGGAGGATACCGCCGATCCGAAGACGATCGAGGAACTGAAGCTCGATCGTACCAAGCGCGACCCGACGCGCATCGAGGATGCGCAGACCCGCGGGGAGCGCGAGGACACGATCCGCACGCTCGAGGCCGGCAAGAAGCTCGAAGACGTCGAGAAGCTTCAGGACGCCGTGGGGCGCGCCCACGAGGAGGCGACGAAGGGCAAGACGGACGGCCGGAAACCCGCCGACGCCCTCGATACGATCCAGCTGCTTTCCGCCGGCACGGAAGCGACCGACACCGTCGAAAAGGCCACGGCGAAGAGTGGCGGGAAACCGGCCGACGCCAGGGAGGCGCCCGCCGAGAACAGCGCGGAAGCCGTGCACGACCTCGATGCGGCGAGCATCCGCGAGCAGCAGGACCGCGAGGAAGCCAAGAAGGACATCTTCGTGCTGCGCGTCGACGACAACGGCATCTACGATCTCATCACGCGCCAGCTCGTTGCCTGACAGCCATGCCCTATCGCTATTCCATTGAGGAAATGACGGCTGGTCCTAGAGCATGTCAGGTTCAGATTGAACCAGACGTGCTCCAAATTCTTTTGTTTTCGTTTGTCTTTTCGGGAAAACCGGTCCCCACTTTCCCTGACAAACTCTAGGGCTTGCGCCGCACGACCCCGATACGGGCGATGACCTCCGGCGGGATGGCGTAGCGGCGGATCGCATCCTTCTGGCTGCGCAGCCCGCACATTTCCCGCTGGATGAAGAAGGCCCAGACCTTGTCGGCCGCATCGTTCAGGAGGTCTTCGCGCTCCGCCGCGCCGCAGCCGGCGGCAAGGCGCTCGGAAAGCAGCGCGACCGCCTTCTCCACCTTCAGCCCGTGCCGGCCGAGCGAATCCGCCCGCTCGGCCATCAGTTCGTATTCGAGGATGTTGAGGCCCGTCTCCCTGGTGAAGGAGGGGGCAAGCGCCTGCGGCGGGCGAACCGTCATCTCTTGTCTCCTGTCGTCGGCCCCAAGATGATGCCGCGCAGGCCGGACTGCAAGAGATCAGCCGGCCGCGCGGGCGCGCACCGCGTCGAAGCTCCAGTCGACGAGGAGTTCACCGTCGCGCCAGACCGGCTGCAACCGGTTTTCCCGGCCTGCAAGCTGATCGACACGGGCCGCTTCCAGCCCGACATAGCCTTCGACCACCGCCTGGCGGCCGGCCTTGGAGGCCTTGAGGTTCATCGTGGCCGGGCGCTTGTAGACGTCATGCCAGGCGCCGGCGGTGTCCTGCCGGGCATTGGCCTTCATGGCGAAGGAATAGGTATCCCGGTTGACGCGCTGGAGGAGTCCCGCCCCCATGCCGAAGGCGATGTTCTCCGCCGAGAAGCCGAAGGCCTCGAGACGGCCGAGGATGAGGCCGATATCGGACGGCGAGATGCCGTCGCCCTGGATGACGCGCACGCTGTTGTCGAGCACCTTGTAGCCCTTGCCGTTGAGATGCGTGCCGAAGGCATAGGCGAGCTGGCGCACGACCTGCACCGGCGTTTCCACCGGATCGCCGCTGTCCGGGCGCACGACGAGCGTGCCGCCCGCGGCCTGCACCTTCTCCTTGAGCTGCTTGCCCCAGATCTCCGCGACGGCATTGTTGATGTCGTAACTGTCGGAAACGACGGCATAGAGACCCTTGCCGCCGAACTTGTCGATCATGTTGCCATAGGCTTCCGCCTCGCGCTCCTGTCCCCAGGAGGTCATGGTGGAGTGCTCGGAGGCCGGGATGGAGAAGCCGGCCATGTCGGCGCCGTAATAGCGGCGGGCATAGAGCACCGCGCTGACCGTATCCGTGCCCATGAAATTGACGAGATGCGCCGTACCGCCGATGCCGGCCTGTTCGAAACTGGTGGTTCCGCGCGCGCCAAAATCGTGCAGGCGGAAGGGCAGGACGGCGGCCGGGTCGTCGCAGGTCCTTTCCAGGATCGGCTGGATGATCTGCTTCACCTTACG
This region includes:
- a CDS encoding STAS domain-containing protein; this translates as MASKKAAQKSLSLAPVLDLNEATALHTQLMGFKGNPLVIDASAVERVGALCAQVLMAGAKSWEEDKQPFTFTKVSDPFMKTMQLIGVNIDHLLAQEARQ
- a CDS encoding ribonuclease D; the protein is MASAMRYHEGDISAADAARYTGAIAIDTETLGLIPRRDRLCVVQLSPGDGTADVIRIAAGQKEAPNLTAMLEDTARQKIFHYGRFDIAVLFHTFGVTTTPVFCTKIASRLTRTYTDRHGLKDNLKELLEVDISKQQQSSDWAAETLSQAQLDYAASDVLHLHALRDKLMGRLVRDGRLAHAEACFAFLPTRSKLDLLGWDETDIFAHS
- a CDS encoding globin-coupled sensor protein, with translation MPAEQARTGQAASLRDRLRFAGVESTDGDILRRHRQTLERHVETALRDLFQRFQTFPDAARHFQSERQIDRLHDLQSSHWSVLTDARFDGLYAERVKVLSDSESQMGLDPRWRIAGHSVVLETVVTGLIEEYWPKSILPGAGKARRKELTELVSAFLRTAMVDAEIGVSLRFNELRHAHARALGEQRQQDRAELDRVFGETIRGLSQLDLSQRVSGEMPDAWRDLAEMLNGALDEIQSRLASAADRAGETDRLVGTLASGAQALSSRSSEQSASLIETANALGTIVERVRQTLGETRKAQAAAASTQASVALSGNIVGEAMSAMADIEASAEKIGEIIGVIDGIAFQTNILALNAAVEAARAGEQGRGFAVVAAEVRALAQRSAGAAREIKQLVTGTKAQVEAGVEHVHRTQDAIGNIVRQVEEINGAITGIVRESAVDADGLNGISAEIGRAGRTLEADAADAGRLGGTGGDLQTVILELGRTIREFHVSSQRDLRRPARPAQAEPRATMPATETPSSPLDFLTARAVGFGG
- a CDS encoding GlsB/YeaQ/YmgE family stress response membrane protein, producing the protein MGIESILVFLIVGAIAGWLAGLIVSGFGFGLVGNIVVGIVGAFIAGYLFPAIGISLGSGIIAAIIHSTIGAVILLVLIKVIKRA
- a CDS encoding chemotaxis protein CheW, whose amino-acid sequence is MTSAVKNLTHGRELIAFRIGDQEFCVNIMSVREIRGWTPATSMPHAPSYVLGVINLRGAVLPIVDLSLRLGMKPAEPTVRHVIIVAQVGQKVVGLLVDAVSDILTVTEDNMQPTPDIANEAAKAYARGILAIEGRMICLIELESLFPHTESEAA
- the cheR gene encoding protein-glutamate O-methyltransferase, whose product is MTYSPAIDTRQSPDECLASGEYPLTRRDLSEIAAMIYADAGIYLNETKASLVYSRLSKHIRQLGLKGFREYCALVSSPAGASARKEMLSHLTTNFTRFFRENHHFDHLKSDVLPDLLARARNGGRVRIWSAACSDGQEPYSIALTVLSMMPNVADYDFRILATDIDPKILAIARAGAYDANALETVNPAMRKQFFRDVDTGGRQKWQIDDRVKRLITFNELNLMAQWPFKGPFDVIFCRNVVIYFDEPTQMKIWSRFAGMLGDNGHLYIGHSERVSGEAKNQFDNIGITTYRYTGKHRRGA
- a CDS encoding DUF6665 family protein translates to MTVRPPQALAPSFTRETGLNILEYELMAERADSLGRHGLKVEKAVALLSERLAAGCGAAEREDLLNDAADKVWAFFIQREMCGLRSQKDAIRRYAIPPEVIARIGVVRRKP
- a CDS encoding DUF817 domain-containing protein gives rise to the protein METGRQHQTGPTLEPLRRRIRGRLEALRPGLAEFLLFGLKQAWACLFGGLMLGLIILTKLIWQPDWPIHRYDALFVLALAIQITFLTLKMETFEEAKVILIYHLVGTAMEIFKVHMGSWAYPEEAVIRLGGVPLFSGFMYASVGSYMARAIRIFDMRFTHYPPFWATALLAIAIYANFYAHHYVTDIRLGLFAATVLLFGRVRIYYTVERKARWMPLVVAAFLTSIFLWIAENIGTATGVWLYPDQQTWHMVPFTKLGSWYLLLYVSFVLVTVVCRPQSPDTPEIRQDQA
- a CDS encoding chemotaxis protein CheA, coding for MDMNEIKEIFFQECEEQLAELESGLLKLNDGDRDPETVNAVFRAVHSIKGGAGAFGLDDLVSFAHVFETTLDCVRSNKLEPTQDVLKVMLKSADVLADLTNAARDGGSVDEARSRTLIRELEALAHGEAPAAAEAPAPKPAAAPKAAAPAPVVVEKPPVNDEGFQPIPFSFGDFDEEGADHYVPTVQVTFKPKKDLYAKGNEAVLLLRDVSRLGEMSVYCDMDSLPTLDKMNPEEAYFSWKISVTTDKGEDGVRSVFEFAEWDCDLDINTIEEDVVGEAASDEEQPMQPVPFDLSMLDDGGSAAADEPAVIESDAAAAVAAAETATKVAQVASRAAENKAAAAASAASAAQANQAAAAGQTIRVDLDRVDRLINLVGELVINQAMLSQSVVENDNNGTSSINMGLEELQQLTREIQDSVMAIRAQPVKPVFQRMARTVREIADITGKSVRLITEGENTEVDKTVIDKLAEPLTHMIRNAVDHGLEMPEKREALGKNPEGTVRLTAKHRSGRIVIELADDGAGINREKVRQKAIDNDLIAADANLSDEEIDNLIFHAGFSTADKVSDLSGRGVGMDVVKRSIQALGGRISISSKPGQGSVFTMSLPLTLAVLDGMVVTVAGQTLVVPLTAIVETLQPEASAIHSFGASQRLISIRNSFCPLVDVGRILNFRATQANPIEGVALLVESEGGGQRALMVDAIQGQRQVVIKSLEANYTHVPGIAAATILGDGRVALILDVDAVVAASRGQSLKQDISLAATG
- the cheY1 gene encoding chemotaxis response regulator CheY1, producing the protein MKKKVLTVDDSRTIRNMLLVTLNNAGFETIQAEDGVEGLEVLENANPDVIVTDINMPRLDGFGFIEGVRRNEKYRAIPILVLTTESDAEKKNRARQAGATGWIVKPFDPTKLIDAIERVTA
- a CDS encoding nicotinate phosphoribosyltransferase codes for the protein MNLTNLILNTDSYKFSHYLQYPPETRAISSYVEARGHSDHPEVLFFGLQMFLKEYLSKPVTMADVDEAEGIVTAHGLPFNREGWTHIVRKHGGYLPLLIEALPEGTMVRRGVPMAQVVNTDPACYWLTSYIETAFLRAIWYPSTVASNSRKVKQIIQPILERTCDDPAAVLPFRLHDFGARGTTSFEQAGIGGTAHLVNFMGTDTVSAVLYARRYYGADMAGFSIPASEHSTMTSWGQEREAEAYGNMIDKFGGKGLYAVVSDSYDINNAVAEIWGKQLKEKVQAAGGTLVVRPDSGDPVETPVQVVRQLAYAFGTHLNGKGYKVLDNSVRVIQGDGISPSDIGLILGRLEAFGFSAENIAFGMGAGLLQRVNRDTYSFAMKANARQDTAGAWHDVYKRPATMNLKASKAGRQAVVEGYVGLEAARVDQLAGRENRLQPVWRDGELLVDWSFDAVRARAAG